A genomic window from Gossypium hirsutum isolate 1008001.06 chromosome D12, Gossypium_hirsutum_v2.1, whole genome shotgun sequence includes:
- the LOC107947380 gene encoding nicotinamidase 1: MVSQTIDVLKNELPLEQELVVLPEDVVTGLVLVDIINGFCTVGAGNLAPREPNRQISGMISESVRLARLFCDKKLPVMAFLDSHHPDKPEDPYPPHCIQGTDESNLVPALQWIQNETNVTIRRKDCYDGYLGSMEADGSNVFADWVKNNHIEAILVVGVCTDICVLDFVCSTLSVRNRGFLAPLKDVIVYSRACATFDVPLHIATNTKGALPHPQELMHHIGLYMAKERGAKIANEVLFGALK; the protein is encoded by the exons ATGGTGTCCCAAACCATTGATGTGTTGAAGAACGAGCTGCCTCTAGAGCAGGAGCTTGTGGTTTTGCCTGAAGATGTTGTCACTGGCCTTGTTCTTGTCGATATCATCAATGGCTTCTGCACTGTCGGTGCTGGAAACCTG GCCCCAAGAGAACCCAACAGACAAATATCAGGAATGATCAGCGAATCAGTGAGGCTGGCAAGACTTTTCTGCGACAAGAAATTGCCTGTTATGGCGTTTCTTGATTCTCATCATCCTGACAAGCCCGAGGATCCTTATCCTCCTCACTGCATTCAAGGCACCGATGAATCTAATTTGGTTCCAG CTTTGCAATGGATACAAAACGAAACAAACGTGACAATCAGGCGGAAAGATTGCTATGATGGGTATCTGGGTTCCATGGAAGCTGATGGTTCAAATGTTTTTGCGGATTGGGTGAAGAACAATCACATTGAAGCT ATATTGGTAGTAGGGGTGTGCACAGATATATGTGTGCTGGATTTCGTGTGTTCGACATTATCAGTGAGGAATCGAGGATTTCTGGCTCCGCTCAAGGATGTTATCGTGTATTCGCGTGCCTGCGCAACCTTTGATGTTCCTCTTCACATCGCCACAAACACAAAAGGAGCTCTGCCTCACCCTCAG GAATTGATGCACCATATAGGGCTTTACATGGCAAAAG